A single window of Sander lucioperca isolate FBNREF2018 chromosome 22, SLUC_FBN_1.2, whole genome shotgun sequence DNA harbors:
- the LOC116046878 gene encoding transcription factor Sox-9-A-like, which produces MNLLDPYLKMTEEQDKCLSDAPSPSMSEDSAGSPCPSVSGSDTENTRPSENGLLGVDGEFKKDEDDKFPACIRDAVSQVLKGYDWTLVPMPVRVNGSSKNKPHVKRPMNAFMVWAQAARRKLADQYPHLHNAELSKTLGKLWRLLNEGEKRPFVEEAERLRVQHKKDHPDYKYQPRRRKSVKNGQSESEDGSEQTHISPNAIFKALQQADSPASSMGEVHSPGEHSGSQGPPTPPTTPKTDISSGKMDLKREGGLRSLPDGPGGRQLNIDFRDVDIGELSSDVISHIETFDVNEFDQYLPPNGHPGVAGNPAPVTYTGSYSISGGAPVSPQAGAAAGWLAKSQNQQQQQHTLTPLGGAGSEATQAQHRTQIKTEQLSPSHYTEQQQGSPQHAAYSPFSLQHYSPPQPSSYPAISRAQQYDYSDHQGGAAASYYSHAGAGQGSGLYSTFSYMSSGSQRPMYTPIADNTGVPSIPQSSPQHWEQAPVYTQLTRP; this is translated from the exons ATGAATCTCCTCGACCCTTACCTGAAGATGACGGAGGAACAAGACAAGTGTCTGTCCGACGCCCCGAGCCCGAGCATGTCCGAAGACTCCGCGGGCTCCCCGTGCCCGTccgtgtcgggctcggacaccGAGAACACCCGGCCGTCGGAGAACGGGCTGCTCGGCGTGGACGGAGAGTTCAAGAAGGACGAGGATGATAAGTTCCCCGCATGCATCCGCGACGCTGTGTCCCAGGTGCTCAAGGGCTACGACTGGACCCTCGTGCCTATGCCCGTGCGCGTTAacggatcttctaagaacaaGCCTCACGTGAAGAGACCGATGAATGCCTTCATGGTGTGGGCTCAGGCGGCGCGGAGGAAGCTGGCGGATCAGTACCCACACCTGCACAACGCGGAGCTCAGCAAAACTCTGGGGAAACTCTGGAG ACTTCTCAACGAAGGGGAGAAGCGGCCATTCGTGGAGGAGGCTGAGCGGCTCCGGGTGCAGCACAAGAAGGATCACCCGGACTACAAATACCAGCCCCGGCGGAGGAAGTCGGTGAAGAACGGGCAGAGCGAGTCAGAGGACGGCAGCGAGCAGACGCACATTTCCCCCAATGCCATCTTCAAAGCTCTGCAGCAGGCGGACTCCCCAGCTTCCAGCATGGGAGAGGTGCACTCTCCGGGTGAGCACTCAG GCTCCCAGGGGCCCCCCACTCCCCCCACCACCCCAAAGACAGACATCAGCTCAGGCAAAATGGACCTGAAGCGTGAAGGCGGCCTCCGCTCTCTGCCCGATGGCCCCGGCGGGCGCCAGCTCAACATCGACTTCCGCGACGTGGACATCGGCGAGCTGAGCAGCGACGTCATCTCCCACATCGAGACCTTTGACGTCAACGAGTTCGACCAGTACCTGCCGCCTAACGGGCACCCCGGCGTCGCTGGCAACCCTGCGCCGGTCACCTACACCGGCAGCTACAGCATCAGTGGCGGCGCGCCAGTCAGCCCCCAGGCAGGAGCGGCCGCAGGGTGGTTGGCTAAAAGCCagaaccagcagcagcagcagcacactcTGACCCCGCTGGGGGGCGCAGGCTCAGAGGCAACTCAGGCCCAGCACCGGACCCAGATCAAGACGGAGCAGCTGAGCCCGAGCCACTACACCGAGCAGCAGCAGGGCTCGCCGCAGCACGCCGCCTACAGCCCCTTCAGCCTGCAGCACTACAGCCCCCCCCAGCCCTCCTCCTACCCGGCCATCTCCAGGGCGCAGCAGTACGACTACTCCGACCACCAGGGGGGCGCCGCAGCGTCCTACTACAGCCACGCGGGGGCGGGGCAGGGCTCGGGGCTCTACTCGACTTTCAGCTACATGAGCAGCGGCAGCCAGAGGCCCATGTACACGCCCATCGCCGACAACACGGGGGTGCCCTCCATTCCTCAGAGCAGCCCGCAGCACTGGGAGCAGGCGCCGGTTTACACCCAGCTCACCAGACCCTGA